A window of the Brumimicrobium sp. genome harbors these coding sequences:
- a CDS encoding PorV/PorQ family protein produces the protein MKITKSIISSSLILGSFLLNLNLYAGNEDRIGSAGASEILVNPWARSSAFGSAGVASTEGIEAQFSNIAGLAFVDKTQIKFNYTNWLGSAGISLNSAGIAQRVGAQTVIGVSFQAFGYGAIDITTVDLPEGGIGQFTPRKNIINVGVAHTFSNSIYAGLNMKIVTENIANLRTSGVAFDAGVRYITGKEEQVKFGITLRNVGTPMTYKGDGLSKEIMYQSTSGVATMVQRSASFEMPSSLALGFAYDFNFNENNKLTLGLAFVANSFTNDQLNVGLDYGLSFGKAALNIRAGYVGEKTIFSKDKRSTSLTGFTAGVSVDALLGEKKMPLGFEYAMRLSNPFGVIHSFGVSFSLK, from the coding sequence ATGAAAATAACAAAATCGATAATTAGTAGTTCCTTAATTCTTGGATCATTCTTGTTGAATTTGAATCTTTATGCGGGAAATGAAGACCGAATTGGTTCGGCAGGTGCTAGTGAAATTTTAGTAAACCCTTGGGCACGTTCATCTGCTTTTGGTTCAGCAGGTGTTGCTAGCACAGAAGGAATTGAAGCTCAATTCTCTAATATTGCAGGACTAGCCTTTGTGGATAAAACTCAAATTAAGTTTAATTATACAAATTGGTTGGGGAGTGCTGGTATTTCTTTAAATTCTGCCGGTATAGCACAGCGTGTTGGAGCACAAACTGTTATAGGTGTTTCATTTCAAGCTTTTGGCTACGGGGCAATTGATATAACAACAGTTGATTTGCCAGAAGGAGGTATTGGACAATTTACACCTAGAAAAAATATAATCAATGTTGGTGTAGCACATACTTTCTCTAATTCTATCTATGCAGGTTTGAACATGAAGATTGTTACTGAAAATATAGCGAACCTTCGTACTTCTGGAGTGGCTTTTGATGCAGGTGTTCGTTATATTACAGGTAAAGAAGAGCAAGTTAAGTTTGGTATTACATTACGTAACGTTGGAACTCCGATGACCTATAAAGGTGACGGACTTTCTAAAGAAATTATGTATCAATCAACTAGTGGTGTTGCTACTATGGTTCAAAGATCTGCTTCTTTTGAAATGCCTTCTTCTTTAGCTCTTGGTTTTGCTTATGATTTTAATTTCAATGAAAATAATAAGTTGACATTAGGACTTGCTTTTGTGGCTAATTCATTTACTAATGACCAATTAAATGTTGGTTTAGATTATGGTTTGTCTTTTGGTAAAGCCGCATTAAATATTCGTGCTGGTTATGTAGGTGAAAAGACAATCTTTAGTAAAGATAAAAGATCTACTAGTCTAACTGGATTTACAGCAGGTGTATCTGTAGATGCTCTTTTAGGAGAAAAGAAAATGCCGCTTGGATTTGAATATGCAATGCGCTTATCTAATCCATTTGGTGTTATTCACTCTTTTGGAGTTTCTTTTAGTCTAAAATAA
- the greA gene encoding transcription elongation factor GreA: protein MAQVNYYTKEGLNKLKEQLVDMESVQRPRISQQIAEARDKGDLSENAEYDAAKEAQGLLEMQIAKLKEVIANARLVDESDIDASKALILSTVRIKNMTNKAEMTYTLVAENEANLQEKKISVESPIGKGLLGKSVGEIADVETPRGIIQFEIMEITR, encoded by the coding sequence ATGGCACAAGTAAATTATTATACAAAAGAAGGCCTAAATAAATTAAAGGAACAATTAGTGGATATGGAAAGTGTTCAGCGGCCAAGAATATCCCAACAAATAGCGGAAGCAAGGGATAAAGGAGATTTGTCTGAAAACGCTGAATATGATGCTGCTAAAGAGGCGCAAGGACTCCTTGAAATGCAAATTGCTAAGTTAAAAGAGGTAATTGCTAATGCACGTTTGGTTGATGAATCAGATATTGATGCTTCAAAGGCACTTATTCTATCTACTGTCCGTATTAAAAATATGACTAATAAAGCAGAAATGACATATACCTTAGTTGCTGAGAATGAGGCTAATTTACAAGAGAAGAAAATTTCAGTAGAATCACCTATTGGAAAAGGCTTGCTCGGTAAATCTGTGGGTGAAATTGCAGATGTTGAAACTCCACGCGGTATTATTCAGTTTGAAATTATGGAAATTACCAGATAA
- a CDS encoding HIT family protein — MATIFSKIVSGEIPCYKIAENDEFLAFLDIQPLVKGHTLVIPKIEIDYIFDIDDALLGRYINFSKEVAKKMKRVLECKKIGMTVIGLEVPHAHIHLMPINGIADMDFNQPKLNLAASEMEIIAKMIREA, encoded by the coding sequence ATGGCAACAATCTTTTCAAAAATTGTAAGTGGTGAAATTCCTTGTTATAAGATAGCAGAGAATGATGAATTCTTAGCCTTTTTAGATATTCAACCTCTTGTAAAAGGGCATACACTTGTTATTCCTAAAATCGAAATTGATTATATTTTTGATATCGATGATGCACTCCTAGGTAGGTATATCAATTTCTCTAAAGAGGTTGCTAAAAAGATGAAACGTGTCCTTGAGTGTAAAAAGATTGGGATGACTGTCATTGGTCTTGAAGTTCCTCATGCACATATACATTTAATGCCAATTAATGGGATTGCTGATATGGATTTCAACCAGCCTAAACTAAATCTTGCTGCTTCAGAAATGGAAATCATTGCTAAGATGATTCGAGAAGCTTAG
- the ruvC gene encoding crossover junction endodeoxyribonuclease RuvC has translation MKEDRIILGIDPGTTVLGYGIIHIQATKMTLLTYGVIQLKKLSNQPDKLKKIYDRIDSLIKEFRPDEMAIEAPFFGNNVQSMLKLGRAQGVCIAASLSHNVPYEEYTPRRIKQSVTGQGAASKEQVAAMIQRLLGMKELPEYLDATDGLAAAICHYNSKGVGENNKNKTSNWEAFISENPKRDKTPK, from the coding sequence ATGAAAGAAGATAGGATAATACTTGGAATTGACCCGGGCACGACTGTCTTGGGATATGGTATCATTCATATTCAGGCCACCAAGATGACCTTACTTACCTATGGAGTCATACAACTAAAGAAATTGTCCAATCAACCAGATAAGCTCAAAAAAATATATGATCGCATTGATAGTTTAATTAAAGAATTTAGACCGGACGAGATGGCTATTGAGGCTCCATTTTTTGGTAACAATGTGCAATCTATGTTGAAGTTAGGAAGAGCACAAGGAGTTTGTATAGCAGCCTCTCTGAGTCACAATGTTCCCTATGAAGAATATACTCCACGACGTATCAAACAATCAGTTACAGGGCAAGGAGCTGCCAGTAAAGAACAGGTTGCTGCCATGATTCAACGTTTATTAGGCATGAAAGAACTCCCTGAGTATTTAGATGCAACTGATGGGTTAGCTGCCGCAATATGCCATTATAACTCAAAAGGAGTAGGAGAAAACAACAAAAATAAGACTTCCAATTGGGAAGCCTTCATTTCAGAAAATCCTAAAAGAGATAAAACCCCAAAATAA
- a CDS encoding glycosyltransferase: MYFISKRRKIQRYSLKLDDITLLIPFKNEESNLPQLLSALSKQSEHPSQIIFVDDHSSDASVELISKFIEGKDHFQLLSLPTFLEGKKAALNYAIQSIETEYIYTIDADVSFEAMLFSSLATLPSVDLISLPVKMNGSSWIGKLAALEYHQFNALNYLLSAVYPISISGANLLAKVNKKEYQIQLENHKHIASGDDYFLLKDMRMKRKDIMYVNSSQMLVETPSPNTFKKYLIQRVRWLSKTKSTMEWGEAIIGFNITFYFLGGFFALIISGLNQAWDTLFLIFCLRFLIDGMVYVHYTHVWKHKKEIFLLPSMQFVYPILFLVVFILSLFYIPSWKVKSIKS; this comes from the coding sequence TTGTATTTTATTTCAAAAAGACGAAAAATTCAAAGATATAGCCTGAAATTAGATGATATTACTTTACTAATTCCATTCAAAAATGAAGAATCTAATTTACCTCAATTATTATCTGCTTTAAGTAAACAAAGTGAACATCCAAGTCAAATTATTTTTGTTGATGATCATTCTTCAGATGCTTCTGTAGAGTTAATTTCCAAATTTATTGAAGGAAAAGACCATTTCCAGCTCTTGTCCTTGCCAACTTTTCTTGAAGGGAAGAAAGCGGCTTTGAATTATGCAATACAGTCAATTGAAACGGAATATATTTATACAATAGATGCTGATGTTAGTTTTGAAGCTATGTTGTTTTCTTCACTTGCTACACTTCCTTCAGTAGATTTGATATCTCTGCCTGTTAAAATGAATGGTAGTTCATGGATTGGGAAATTGGCAGCCCTAGAATATCATCAATTTAATGCTTTAAATTATCTTTTATCTGCTGTTTATCCAATTTCTATAAGCGGAGCAAATCTTCTAGCGAAAGTAAATAAAAAAGAATATCAAATTCAACTTGAAAATCATAAGCATATCGCATCTGGTGATGATTATTTCCTATTGAAAGATATGCGTATGAAAAGGAAAGATATTATGTATGTAAATTCATCTCAAATGTTGGTTGAAACCCCATCTCCTAATACATTCAAAAAATATCTTATACAAAGAGTGCGATGGTTATCCAAAACAAAATCAACTATGGAATGGGGAGAAGCAATTATTGGATTTAATATTACCTTTTACTTTTTAGGAGGTTTCTTTGCATTAATTATTTCAGGTTTAAACCAAGCATGGGATACTTTATTTCTTATTTTTTGTTTACGATTTCTAATAGATGGAATGGTGTATGTACATTATACTCATGTTTGGAAGCATAAGAAAGAAATATTTTTACTTCCATCTATGCAATTCGTGTATCCAATTCTGTTTTTAGTTGTATTTATATTATCACTTTTTTATATTCCTTCGTGGAAGGTGAAATCAATCAAGTCTTGA
- a CDS encoding cytochrome c, translated as MKNYFKLGLVLLAISLYSCGGGSEANNDGGNTPANPNASATESTGGSDANSDLPSHRVVLDDKGVGPVTSLTISDDIDQAMAAEGQEIYESHCTSCHKPAEKFIGPAPKGILERRSPEWVMNMIINPDKMLQENALAKELLEEFNGSPMSNQGIDEEEARAILEYFRTL; from the coding sequence ATGAAAAATTATTTTAAACTTGGATTAGTTTTACTAGCAATCTCTCTTTATAGCTGTGGAGGCGGAAGCGAGGCTAACAATGACGGTGGAAACACACCTGCAAATCCTAATGCATCTGCAACTGAATCTACAGGTGGTAGTGATGCTAATAGCGACCTTCCTTCTCACAGAGTTGTATTAGACGACAAAGGTGTAGGTCCAGTTACTAGCTTAACAATTTCTGATGACATTGATCAAGCAATGGCTGCTGAAGGTCAAGAAATTTACGAATCTCACTGTACTTCTTGCCATAAGCCAGCTGAAAAATTCATTGGTCCAGCTCCAAAAGGAATCTTAGAGCGTAGATCTCCTGAATGGGTTATGAACATGATTATCAATCCTGATAAAATGCTTCAAGAAAATGCTTTGGCTAAAGAACTATTAGAAGAATTTAACGGTTCTCCTATGTCTAACCAAGGAATTGACGAGGAAGAAGCTCGCGCTATTCTTGAATACTTCAGAACTTTATAA
- a CDS encoding ABC transporter permease: MLKILKYSFYDLMRSRWSYVYLIFYFLLSITLLFLNNDISKAVITLMNVITILVPLIGTIFGVMYYYNAKEFTELLLAQPIKRSSIFLGQFLGIAFSLIMSLILGIGIPFIIYGLFESTAIWNFILLLVTGSILTFIFTAISFIIALYNENKIKGFSYAILAWLFFSVIYDGIFLMFLVMFEEYPLDKFTLFATLFNPIDLSRILIILKLDISALLGYTGAVFNKFFGSSLGFIAAFSTLLAWCIIPLFVITRKCNKKDF, encoded by the coding sequence ATGCTTAAGATATTAAAATATAGTTTTTACGATTTAATGAGAAGTAGATGGAGTTACGTTTACCTCATTTTTTATTTCCTTCTTAGTATCACTTTATTATTCTTAAATAATGATATTAGCAAGGCAGTTATCACCTTAATGAATGTGATTACTATTTTGGTTCCACTAATTGGGACAATCTTTGGAGTAATGTATTACTATAATGCCAAAGAATTTACTGAATTGCTATTAGCACAACCCATCAAGAGATCTTCCATTTTCTTAGGGCAGTTCTTAGGAATTGCTTTTTCTCTTATTATGAGTCTTATCTTAGGAATAGGAATTCCATTTATTATCTATGGGTTATTTGAATCAACAGCAATCTGGAATTTTATTCTTTTATTAGTGACAGGTTCCATATTGACATTTATATTTACTGCCATTTCGTTTATTATAGCACTTTACAATGAAAACAAAATAAAAGGATTTAGCTATGCCATCTTAGCATGGTTATTCTTTTCAGTTATATACGACGGTATTTTTCTAATGTTCTTAGTTATGTTTGAAGAATATCCTTTAGATAAATTCACCTTATTTGCTACGTTGTTCAACCCCATTGATTTATCACGTATCTTAATTATACTAAAGCTTGATATTTCTGCTTTATTAGGATATACTGGTGCTGTCTTTAATAAATTCTTTGGATCATCCTTAGGTTTTATTGCAGCTTTCTCTACTTTATTGGCTTGGTGCATTATTCCCTTATTTGTAATAACTCGAAAATGTAATAAAAAGGACTTTTAA
- a CDS encoding ABC transporter ATP-binding protein — protein sequence MVKVENLYKKFRKNEVLKGVNLKTPDSGIFTILGPNGSGKTTLIKCILGMVVPDTGMISLNGKPIDKKGVYRRDIDYLPQIANFPNQLTVKELIKMIKDLRGTPSREEELIQLFLLQPFLDKKLANLSGGTKQKVNIVLTFMFDSPILILDEPTTGLDPVAMLSLKKLIFQEREKGKIILVTSHIMSFVEEISDEIIFILDGVIYFQGTANDLREKTNEIDFEHAIAKILNHNHA from the coding sequence ATGGTAAAAGTTGAAAATTTATACAAGAAATTTAGAAAAAATGAAGTGCTCAAAGGGGTGAACCTTAAAACTCCTGATAGTGGGATTTTCACTATTCTTGGTCCAAATGGATCTGGGAAAACTACACTTATTAAATGCATCCTGGGTATGGTCGTGCCAGACACGGGAATGATATCACTTAATGGAAAACCAATAGACAAGAAAGGAGTTTATAGACGAGATATTGATTACCTGCCACAAATTGCAAATTTTCCAAATCAACTTACTGTCAAGGAATTGATTAAAATGATCAAAGATTTAAGAGGTACTCCTTCTAGAGAAGAAGAACTTATACAATTATTTCTTCTTCAACCATTTTTAGATAAAAAATTAGCCAATCTTTCTGGGGGAACTAAGCAAAAGGTAAATATTGTACTCACATTTATGTTTGACAGCCCCATTCTAATTTTAGACGAGCCTACAACCGGATTAGATCCTGTGGCTATGTTGAGTTTAAAAAAACTTATTTTTCAAGAAAGAGAAAAAGGAAAAATCATTTTGGTAACCTCTCATATTATGAGTTTTGTAGAAGAGATTTCTGACGAAATTATTTTTATTTTGGATGGAGTTATCTACTTCCAAGGAACAGCGAATGATTTACGAGAAAAGACGAACGAGATTGACTTTGAACATGCAATTGCAAAAATTTTAAATCACAATCATGCTTAA
- the nosD gene encoding nitrous oxide reductase family maturation protein NosD, protein MANLFRIYFFILILFYGFYTHAEIIVCKTCETKTITEGIKKAKPYQKVIVKAGIYYENFISIDKPIKLITEEKATIDGKKKGDIIIINSDNVTVDGFKLINVGSSYTNDYAAIRVNKYQNFIIQNLDLKDIFFGIYLAKSRNGIVRNNVIHANAENEYNSGNGIHLWYAKKININNNLINQARDGIYLEFSDSCRITYNRSKGNLRYGLHFMFANDNIYIGNTFESSGAGVAVMFSKNVTMIRNRFKKNWGAAAYGLLLKELHDSKIENNTFEENTTGINVENCNRITYTNNNFIGNGWAAKVNGACYKNVFSGNNFINNSFDISYTGRLNDNVFTKNYWSKYTGYDLDKNGLGDVPYRPVKLFNYVVDRVPQSIILLRSLFIDIIEFSENVSPTYTPDNLFDDQPLMKQNKW, encoded by the coding sequence ATGGCTAATTTATTTCGGATATACTTTTTTATTTTAATACTTTTTTATGGTTTCTATACTCATGCAGAGATCATAGTGTGTAAGACATGCGAGACCAAGACAATCACTGAAGGAATAAAGAAAGCCAAGCCATATCAAAAAGTAATTGTTAAGGCTGGTATCTACTATGAAAATTTTATAAGCATAGATAAACCTATTAAGTTAATTACTGAAGAAAAAGCAACAATAGACGGAAAAAAGAAAGGAGATATAATCATTATTAATTCAGACAATGTAACCGTTGATGGTTTTAAACTTATCAATGTAGGCTCTAGTTATACAAATGACTATGCTGCCATTCGAGTAAATAAGTATCAAAATTTCATTATTCAGAATTTAGATTTAAAAGATATTTTCTTTGGGATTTATCTTGCAAAGTCTAGAAATGGAATTGTCCGAAATAATGTAATTCACGCAAATGCTGAGAATGAATATAACTCCGGAAATGGCATTCACCTTTGGTATGCAAAAAAAATTAATATAAACAACAATCTTATCAATCAAGCAAGAGATGGAATTTATCTTGAGTTTTCTGATAGTTGCAGAATAACCTACAATCGAAGTAAAGGGAATCTTCGCTATGGATTACATTTTATGTTTGCCAATGATAACATATACATTGGAAACACTTTTGAAAGTAGTGGGGCTGGTGTAGCCGTCATGTTTTCAAAGAATGTAACAATGATTCGGAATAGATTTAAGAAAAATTGGGGTGCTGCAGCATACGGCTTATTACTCAAAGAACTTCATGATTCCAAAATAGAAAATAATACTTTCGAAGAAAATACAACTGGAATTAATGTGGAGAATTGTAATAGAATAACCTATACAAATAATAATTTCATAGGAAATGGCTGGGCGGCTAAAGTAAATGGTGCATGTTATAAGAATGTCTTTTCAGGAAATAACTTTATTAATAATTCATTTGACATTAGCTATACTGGGCGATTAAATGACAATGTATTTACCAAGAACTATTGGAGCAAATATACAGGATACGATTTAGATAAAAATGGCTTGGGAGATGTGCCGTATAGACCGGTGAAACTATTTAATTATGTGGTTGACAGAGTACCTCAATCTATCATATTGTTACGTAGTCTATTTATCGATATTATCGAATTTTCTGAAAATGTATCTCCCACATATACACCCGACAACCTATTTGATGATCAACCCTTAATGAAACAAAACAAATGGTAA
- a CDS encoding nitrous oxide reductase accessory protein NosL: MKKISLILVIAFLFACSKEPQPIDYGKDACNFCKMTIVDPIHGAELITTTGKIYKFDATECLVHFTNAMEKEKPEIFLTNHISNPKELTSVNEVSFLVSEELPSPMGENITAFPNTEKGQEELQKYEGQVYSWQELIHHLSSK, translated from the coding sequence ATGAAAAAGATAAGTTTAATTCTTGTGATTGCTTTCTTATTTGCTTGTAGTAAGGAGCCTCAACCAATAGACTACGGTAAGGATGCTTGTAATTTTTGCAAGATGACCATTGTTGATCCTATACATGGTGCAGAGTTAATTACTACAACTGGTAAGATATATAAATTTGATGCTACTGAATGTCTTGTGCATTTTACAAATGCAATGGAGAAGGAAAAGCCTGAAATCTTTCTTACCAATCATATTTCAAATCCAAAAGAGTTAACCTCTGTAAATGAAGTATCTTTTCTTGTAAGTGAGGAGTTACCAAGTCCTATGGGAGAAAATATTACCGCATTTCCTAATACAGAAAAAGGTCAGGAAGAATTACAGAAATATGAAGGTCAAGTATATTCATGGCAAGAGCTGATTCATCATCTATCTTCTAAATAA
- the nosZ gene encoding Sec-dependent nitrous-oxide reductase — translation MKRTKLFLGAFLGAVILLASCSGGQGERKGALSKNAAEKVYIAPGEHDEYYAFISGGYSGNLLVYGLPSGRLFKEVPVFSQFPTNGYGYSEETKGMLMTSYGEIPWGDLHHPDVSQTKGELDGRWLFVNENNTPRIARIDLQTFETTEIIEVPNSAGNHSSSFVTENTEYVVAGTRFGVPVPQRDMSISEYKGNFKGALSFIAVDPESGRMNMDFQVLMPGFNYDLAHPGRGKSHGWFFFSTYNSEEANTLLEVNASQNDKDFIAAINWMKIQEYVRNGGGTKIPAEYAHNVYNHETHSTTTTMNKEVLVVDPSEVPGAVYLMPTPKSPHGCDVSPDGEYIIGNGKLSADLTVHSFSKMIKAIEEKNFTGDAYGIPILNFDATLGGVVQKPGLGPLHTEFDDKGYAYTSFFISSEVVKWKLGTWEVVDRQPTYYSVGHLTIPGGNSGKPFGKYMFAMNKITKDRYLPVGPELEHSAQLYDISGEKMELLLDFPTHGEPHYAAAIRADIVINNKPREIYQLKDNKHPYRVNKNNEARVERNGKEVHIYMTTIRSHFTPDNIEGVKVGDKVYFHITNMEQDFDVPHGFSMIGQNTAELLIMPGQTRTSVWYPKKVGVWPFYCTDFCSALHQEMQGYIRVSPENSNIDLKWSVGEQIK, via the coding sequence ATGAAAAGAACGAAGTTATTTTTAGGAGCATTTCTAGGAGCAGTAATATTGCTTGCTAGTTGTTCTGGTGGTCAAGGCGAACGAAAAGGAGCCCTGAGTAAGAATGCCGCAGAAAAGGTTTACATCGCTCCAGGTGAACATGATGAATATTATGCATTCATCTCAGGAGGATACTCTGGAAATTTACTTGTTTATGGTCTTCCATCTGGTCGATTATTTAAAGAAGTTCCCGTATTTAGTCAGTTTCCAACGAATGGTTATGGATATTCAGAAGAAACAAAAGGAATGTTGATGACTTCATACGGAGAAATTCCATGGGGTGACCTTCACCATCCTGATGTTTCTCAAACAAAAGGAGAATTAGATGGAAGATGGTTGTTTGTGAATGAGAACAATACACCACGTATTGCTCGTATTGATCTTCAAACATTTGAAACAACTGAAATCATCGAAGTACCTAATAGTGCAGGTAACCACAGTTCTTCATTTGTAACTGAGAATACAGAATATGTAGTAGCTGGAACTCGTTTTGGAGTACCCGTACCCCAAAGAGACATGAGTATCAGCGAATACAAAGGGAATTTTAAAGGGGCTCTATCTTTTATCGCAGTAGATCCTGAAAGTGGACGAATGAATATGGATTTCCAAGTATTAATGCCTGGATTCAACTATGACCTAGCACATCCAGGGCGTGGAAAATCTCATGGATGGTTCTTCTTCTCTACATATAATTCTGAAGAAGCAAACACTTTATTAGAAGTGAATGCTTCTCAAAATGACAAAGACTTTATCGCAGCTATTAACTGGATGAAGATCCAAGAGTATGTAAGGAATGGCGGAGGAACAAAAATACCTGCAGAATATGCGCATAACGTATATAATCATGAAACACATTCTACAACAACAACTATGAATAAAGAAGTATTAGTAGTTGATCCTTCTGAAGTTCCAGGTGCTGTTTATTTAATGCCAACTCCAAAATCACCTCACGGATGCGACGTGTCTCCTGATGGTGAATATATCATTGGTAATGGTAAATTATCTGCTGACTTAACTGTTCACTCTTTCTCTAAAATGATTAAAGCGATTGAAGAAAAGAACTTTACTGGTGATGCTTATGGTATTCCAATCTTAAATTTCGATGCTACTTTAGGCGGAGTTGTTCAGAAGCCAGGATTAGGTCCATTGCATACAGAATTTGATGATAAAGGATATGCATATACTTCTTTCTTTATCTCTTCTGAAGTTGTAAAATGGAAATTAGGTACTTGGGAAGTTGTGGATAGACAACCTACTTATTACTCAGTTGGACACTTAACTATCCCTGGTGGTAATTCTGGTAAGCCTTTCGGTAAATACATGTTTGCGATGAATAAGATTACAAAAGATCGATACTTACCTGTTGGACCTGAATTGGAGCATTCTGCACAATTATATGACATCTCTGGAGAAAAAATGGAGTTATTACTTGACTTCCCAACTCACGGAGAGCCTCACTATGCTGCTGCCATCAGAGCCGATATTGTGATAAACAATAAACCTCGTGAGATTTACCAGTTGAAGGATAATAAGCATCCATACAGAGTAAATAAGAACAACGAAGCTCGTGTAGAGAGAAACGGTAAAGAAGTACATATTTATATGACAACTATCCGAAGTCACTTTACACCTGATAATATCGAAGGAGTTAAAGTAGGAGATAAAGTTTACTTCCATATTACAAACATGGAACAAGACTTTGACGTACCTCATGGATTCTCCATGATAGGTCAAAATACAGCAGAATTATTAATCATGCCAGGCCAAACTAGAACTTCAGTATGGTATCCTAAAAAAGTGGGAGTATGGCCATTCTATTGTACTGACTTCTGCTCTGCCCTACACCAAGAGATGCAAGGATATATCAGAGTATCCCCAGAAAACTCAAATATAGATTTAAAATGGTCAGTTGGTGAACAAATAAAATAA